A genomic window from Flavobacterium hankyongi includes:
- a CDS encoding LTA synthase family protein, with product MIFLKKIAPYKNLLKLYLIVTLILRIVLLFHPITSASFTWSEILKIFITGVISDFFVFIIATGILWLYLLFLSNSKYSKPWGYVIFGILLSLLLYVYFFNTILNEYGGALPQIGISFIALKTIFFGLMLFIPKYRNQIRLVLFSIAIFIATLLIIQNAISEFFFWNEFGVRYNFIAVDYLVYTNEVIKNIMESYPVVPLFTAVGLITGFFTYLIVKKSQSFLNDLPSFKEKLQLSAVYIGLFLIGLFLVPTLAKQETSPNVFTNELQANGLYRFYLAFMNSELDYDKFYKTMPEKDAFALLKTQIPDIKNLSTEREIKSDKPEIHKNVVLITIESLSADFMKCYGNENNITPFLDSLSTKSTMFSNLYAVGNRTIRGLEAVTLCLPPSPGESIVKRKDNKNKFSTGSIFKQKGYTVKYLYGGDAYFDNMEDFFKGNGYDIVDKKTMKPEEITFSNVWGVCDEDMAKKAIKVMNEEAKTGKPFFNHWMTVSNHRPFTYPAGKIDIPNDSKSREGGVKYTDYALKQFFKMAKKQSWYNNTVFVILADHCASSAGKTELPVDKYHIPAMIFDSTTLGKINPVLMSQIDIMPTLFGMLNFNYKSKFYGQDVNIPYFEQRALIATYQDLGLIKQNKLTIISPKQKAKQFDLIPDTNVKDQNFILKYEEKPVKKMDETLVKKTVAFYQTASILLKQKKYQKN from the coding sequence ATGATTTTTTTGAAAAAAATAGCTCCTTACAAAAATTTACTAAAACTTTACTTAATTGTAACATTAATTTTAAGAATAGTTTTACTGTTTCATCCAATAACTTCAGCTAGTTTTACTTGGTCAGAAATTTTAAAAATTTTTATTACAGGAGTAATTTCTGACTTCTTTGTATTTATAATCGCAACAGGAATTTTATGGTTATATCTACTATTTTTATCAAACTCTAAATATAGTAAGCCTTGGGGTTATGTTATTTTTGGGATTCTATTAAGTTTATTGCTGTATGTTTACTTTTTCAATACAATTTTAAATGAGTATGGTGGAGCTTTACCTCAAATTGGTATAAGCTTTATTGCATTAAAAACAATTTTTTTTGGGTTAATGCTTTTTATTCCAAAGTATAGAAATCAAATTAGACTTGTTCTCTTTTCAATAGCCATATTTATTGCTACATTATTGATAATTCAGAATGCTATAAGTGAATTTTTCTTTTGGAATGAATTTGGTGTAAGATACAATTTCATTGCTGTTGATTATTTAGTATACACAAATGAGGTTATTAAAAACATAATGGAATCGTATCCAGTTGTTCCCCTATTTACAGCAGTTGGGTTAATAACTGGATTTTTCACTTATCTAATTGTTAAGAAATCTCAATCTTTTTTAAATGATTTACCATCTTTCAAAGAAAAATTACAATTATCTGCAGTATACATAGGTTTGTTTTTAATTGGTTTATTTTTGGTACCTACTTTAGCTAAACAAGAAACTTCTCCAAACGTTTTCACAAATGAACTGCAAGCTAATGGTTTGTATAGATTTTACTTGGCCTTTATGAATAGCGAGCTTGATTATGACAAGTTCTACAAAACAATGCCTGAAAAAGATGCTTTTGCTTTGTTAAAAACTCAAATTCCAGATATTAAAAATTTATCAACTGAAAGAGAAATAAAATCGGACAAACCAGAAATTCATAAAAATGTAGTTTTAATAACTATAGAAAGTTTAAGTGCAGATTTTATGAAATGTTATGGCAATGAAAACAACATTACCCCTTTTTTAGATAGCTTATCTACTAAAAGTACAATGTTTAGTAATTTGTATGCTGTAGGGAATAGAACAATACGCGGATTAGAGGCTGTTACATTATGTTTACCCCCTTCTCCAGGAGAAAGCATTGTAAAGCGTAAAGACAATAAAAATAAATTTTCTACTGGAAGTATTTTTAAACAAAAAGGATATACAGTAAAATACCTTTATGGTGGTGATGCTTATTTTGATAACATGGAGGATTTTTTCAAAGGAAATGGCTATGACATTGTAGATAAAAAAACTATGAAACCTGAAGAGATAACTTTTTCTAATGTTTGGGGAGTTTGCGACGAAGATATGGCAAAAAAGGCTATAAAAGTAATGAATGAAGAAGCTAAAACTGGTAAACCATTTTTCAACCATTGGATGACTGTTAGTAACCATAGGCCATTTACATACCCTGCTGGAAAGATTGATATCCCTAATGATTCTAAATCAAGAGAAGGTGGTGTAAAATACACTGATTATGCATTGAAACAATTTTTTAAAATGGCAAAAAAACAATCATGGTATAACAATACCGTTTTTGTTATTTTAGCAGATCATTGTGCGTCAAGCGCTGGAAAAACAGAACTTCCTGTTGATAAATATCACATTCCTGCGATGATTTTTGATTCAACTACGCTAGGAAAAATTAATCCTGTGCTTATGTCACAAATAGACATAATGCCAACTCTTTTTGGAATGTTGAATTTTAATTATAAAAGTAAATTCTATGGTCAAGATGTAAACATTCCTTACTTTGAACAAAGAGCTTTAATTGCAACTTATCAAGATTTAGGACTTATTAAACAAAATAAGTTAACGATTATTTCTCCAAAGCAAAAAGCCAAACAATTCGATTTGATTCCTGATACAAATGTGAAAGATCAAAACTTCATTCTCAAGTATGAAGAAAAGCCAGTTAAAAAAATGGATGAAACTTTAGTAAAGAAAACTGTAGCATTTTATCAAACAGCATCTATATTACTTAAACAAAAAAAATATCAGAAGAATTAA
- a CDS encoding VIT1/CCC1 transporter family protein, with protein sequence MMNNSKELNIDNYLDSHYIHRSNWLRAAVLGANDGILSISSIAIGVAAASDTRDAIVLATLAGLVAGALSMAAGEYVSVSSQTDVEKSDIEREKKELAEMPEAELSILAQIYQKRGLQRETALQVAKELTAHDALGTHIRDELGINEISQANPLQAALASGAAFIFGGILPLLVTLFFPVLNMEYYLYGLAIIFLIILGTIAAKTGGSNVFKAISRITFWGTIAMGLTALVGHLFGVNIS encoded by the coding sequence ATGATGAATAATTCTAAAGAATTAAATATAGACAATTATTTAGATAGTCATTACATACATCGTAGTAATTGGCTTCGCGCTGCGGTTTTAGGTGCAAATGATGGAATTTTATCCATTTCTAGTATTGCAATTGGTGTTGCCGCAGCAAGCGATACACGAGATGCAATTGTTTTAGCGACATTAGCTGGTTTAGTAGCTGGTGCATTGTCTATGGCAGCTGGTGAATATGTTTCGGTAAGTTCACAAACCGATGTCGAAAAATCGGATATAGAAAGAGAGAAAAAGGAGCTAGCAGAAATGCCTGAAGCTGAATTAAGCATTTTAGCTCAAATTTATCAAAAACGAGGACTACAAAGGGAAACAGCTCTTCAGGTGGCTAAAGAATTGACAGCTCATGATGCATTAGGAACACACATTCGTGATGAATTAGGTATAAATGAAATTTCGCAAGCAAACCCATTGCAGGCGGCATTAGCTTCGGGAGCAGCATTTATATTTGGAGGAATATTGCCATTACTTGTTACTTTATTTTTTCCTGTCCTAAACATGGAATATTACCTTTATGGACTGGCAATTATTTTTTTAATAATTCTAGGAACAATAGCCGCAAAAACAGGAGGTTCAAATGTATTTAAAGCTATTTCAAGAATCACATTCTGGGGTACAATTGCTATGGGTTTAACAGCCTTAGTAGGACATCTTTTTGGGGTAAACATTTCTTAA
- the hisG gene encoding ATP phosphoribosyltransferase, translating to MSILKIAIQKSGRLNEDSIQILKDCGISINNGNDQLKTTASNFPLEVYYLRNSDIPQYLIDGVVDVAIVGDNLLVEKGQNIIVAEKLGFSKCRVSVAVPKTFNYKSIKDLNGLNVATSYPNTVLNYFKSKGVTVDVHQISGSVEIAPNIGLSDAIVDIVSSGSTLFKNNLKEVEVILKSEAVLAVSPKISKDSEQVLEKLLFRIQSVLRARKSKYILMNVPNDKIQKVSTILPVLKSPTIMPLAEEGWSSLHSVIDEEKFWEVIDQLKSAGAEGILICPIEKIVL from the coding sequence ATGAGTATTTTAAAAATTGCAATTCAAAAATCAGGTCGGTTAAACGAAGACAGTATCCAAATCCTAAAAGATTGCGGTATTTCGATTAACAATGGTAACGACCAACTTAAAACAACGGCTTCTAATTTTCCTTTGGAAGTATACTATTTGCGAAATTCTGATATCCCTCAGTATCTAATTGACGGAGTCGTTGATGTAGCTATTGTAGGCGATAATCTTTTGGTCGAAAAAGGACAAAATATTATTGTTGCTGAGAAATTAGGTTTCTCTAAATGTAGAGTTTCAGTAGCGGTTCCCAAAACTTTTAATTATAAATCTATCAAAGACTTAAACGGATTAAATGTCGCGACTTCTTATCCCAATACTGTTTTAAACTATTTTAAATCTAAAGGAGTAACAGTTGATGTACACCAAATTTCCGGGTCTGTTGAAATCGCACCCAATATTGGGCTTTCTGATGCAATTGTAGACATAGTTTCCAGTGGGAGTACATTATTTAAAAACAATTTGAAAGAAGTAGAAGTCATTTTAAAAAGTGAAGCAGTATTAGCTGTTTCACCTAAAATTTCAAAAGATTCTGAGCAAGTATTAGAAAAACTTTTATTTAGAATTCAATCGGTTTTACGAGCTAGAAAGTCAAAGTATATTTTAATGAACGTACCTAATGATAAAATTCAAAAAGTAAGTACCATTTTACCGGTTTTAAAAAGCCCTACCATCATGCCTTTGGCAGAAGAGGGATGGAGCAGTTTACACTCTGTCATAGATGAAGAAAAATTTTGGGAGGTAATAGATCAACTCAAATCAGCAGGAGCTGAAGGAATTCTTATATGTCCAATAGAAAAAATTGTTTTATAA